A genomic window from Microbacterium sp. ET2 includes:
- a CDS encoding glutamate--cysteine ligase, whose protein sequence is MGEDVAPQEFTRADRTRHREKVRQNLDVFAQMLRESRFDTDDPLTGLEVEFNLIDEVGDPALRNAEALAAIADPAFQTELGQFNIEMNVPPARLSGGGLTTFEEGLRRSLNRAEERSAGVGAHLVMIGILPTLAEGHLTRETLSANPRYALLSEQILDARGEDIALSITGAEKLRTTADSIIPEAACTSTQFHVQTAPDDFAAYWNASQVMAGVQLAVSANSPYLLGKELWRETRIPLFEQATDTRSEELKAQGVRPRVWFGERWITSVFDLFEENVRYFPALLPVVDEEDPTVALEEGRVPSLAELKLHNGTVYRWNRPVYDIADGMPHLRVENRLLAAGPTVADIMANAAFYFGLVRALAEDDRPLWSQMSFSAAEENFHAGARDGIDARVYWPGVGQVAATELVLRRLLPLAHRGLEAWGVETSERERLLGIIEQRCLTGVTGAEWFVGRMHQRRGMERFDALRATLLDYTAGMHTNEPVHTWER, encoded by the coding sequence ATGGGAGAGGATGTCGCACCGCAGGAGTTCACCCGCGCCGACCGCACGCGCCACCGCGAGAAGGTGCGGCAGAACCTCGACGTCTTCGCGCAGATGCTGCGCGAGTCGCGGTTCGACACCGACGATCCGCTGACGGGGCTGGAGGTCGAGTTCAACCTCATCGACGAGGTCGGCGACCCCGCTCTCCGAAACGCCGAGGCCCTCGCCGCGATCGCCGACCCGGCGTTCCAGACCGAGCTCGGCCAGTTCAACATCGAGATGAACGTCCCCCCGGCGCGACTGAGCGGGGGAGGGCTGACGACATTCGAGGAGGGGCTGCGCCGCAGCCTCAACCGTGCCGAGGAGCGCTCTGCGGGGGTCGGCGCCCACCTGGTGATGATCGGCATCCTGCCGACCCTCGCCGAAGGGCACCTCACGCGCGAGACGCTCAGCGCGAACCCCCGCTACGCACTGCTCAGCGAGCAGATCCTCGACGCCCGCGGGGAGGATATCGCGCTGTCGATCACCGGCGCCGAGAAGCTGCGCACCACGGCGGACTCGATCATTCCCGAAGCGGCATGCACCAGCACGCAGTTCCACGTGCAGACCGCGCCCGACGACTTCGCCGCCTACTGGAACGCCTCGCAGGTGATGGCGGGGGTGCAGCTCGCGGTGTCGGCGAACTCGCCGTATCTGCTCGGCAAGGAGCTCTGGCGCGAGACGCGCATCCCCCTGTTCGAGCAGGCGACCGACACCCGCAGCGAGGAGCTGAAGGCCCAGGGCGTCCGCCCCCGGGTGTGGTTCGGCGAGCGGTGGATCACCTCGGTGTTCGACCTCTTCGAGGAGAACGTCCGGTACTTCCCGGCCCTGCTCCCCGTTGTCGACGAAGAGGACCCCACGGTCGCCCTCGAGGAGGGCCGGGTGCCGTCGCTGGCGGAGCTGAAGCTCCACAACGGCACCGTGTACCGTTGGAACCGCCCGGTATACGACATCGCCGACGGGATGCCGCACCTGCGTGTGGAGAACCGGCTGCTGGCCGCAGGCCCCACCGTCGCCGACATCATGGCCAACGCCGCGTTCTACTTCGGGCTCGTGCGCGCACTCGCCGAGGACGACCGGCCGCTGTGGTCGCAGATGTCGTTCAGCGCGGCGGAGGAGAACTTCCACGCCGGGGCCCGTGACGGCATCGATGCGCGCGTCTACTGGCCCGGGGTCGGCCAGGTGGCGGCGACCGAGCTCGTGCTCCGGCGCCTGCTCCCCCTCGCCCACCGCGGACTCGAGGCGTGGGGTGTCGAGACCTCCGAACGCGAACGCCTCCTCGGCATCATCGAGCAGCGGTGCCTGACGGGTGTCACCGGCGCGGAGTGGTTCGTCGGGCGGATGCATCAGCGCCGCGGCATGGAGCGCTTCGACGCCCTGCGGGCCACCCTGCTCGACTACACCGCCGGCATGCACACCAACGAGCCCGTGCACACCTGGGAGCGCTGA
- a CDS encoding SIP domain-containing protein: protein MLGFIAAEQSIVKPGRELLLERWGVPADQTVIKGYWKRGETSEKKPR from the coding sequence ATCCTGGGGTTCATCGCGGCCGAGCAGTCGATCGTCAAGCCGGGTCGTGAGCTGCTGCTCGAGCGGTGGGGCGTGCCGGCCGACCAGACCGTCATCAAGGGCTACTGGAAGCGCGGCGAGACCTCGGAGAAGAAGCCGCGCTGA
- a CDS encoding siderophore-interacting protein has protein sequence MPESSFSFRPEGLELRFRRVRLHSREWLTPGYVRVRLVGDELAGFVSLGADDHLRIFFPEGEPETVEELRAAASREYTPARFDADWLDLEFAVHGDPDAGTAGVAAAWAATAPLGALAGIGGPRGSKVVDGRPDYWLLAGDETAVPAMRRFAGLMDDEAQGRILVEVDDAAHELPIDAPAGVGVEQVHRDTTAPGSALAARLIEARRRGAADGQHPGVHRGRAVDRQAGS, from the coding sequence ATGCCTGAGTCATCCTTCTCCTTCCGTCCCGAGGGTCTGGAGCTGCGGTTCCGCCGCGTCCGTCTCCACAGCCGCGAGTGGCTGACCCCCGGCTACGTGCGGGTGCGACTCGTCGGCGACGAACTCGCCGGGTTCGTCTCCCTCGGAGCCGACGACCACCTCCGCATCTTCTTCCCCGAGGGCGAGCCCGAGACGGTCGAGGAGCTGCGCGCAGCGGCGAGCCGCGAATACACCCCCGCCCGCTTCGACGCCGACTGGCTCGACCTCGAGTTCGCCGTCCACGGCGACCCGGATGCGGGAACCGCGGGCGTCGCGGCGGCGTGGGCGGCGACCGCGCCGCTCGGGGCGCTCGCGGGCATCGGCGGTCCGCGAGGCTCGAAGGTCGTCGACGGCCGGCCGGACTACTGGCTGCTCGCCGGCGACGAGACCGCGGTGCCGGCCATGCGCCGCTTCGCCGGGCTCATGGACGATGAGGCGCAGGGGCGCATCCTCGTCGAGGTGGACGACGCCGCCCACGAGCTGCCGATCGACGCGCCCGCGGGTGTCGGCGTGGAGCAGGTGCACCGCGACACGACGGCGCCCGGGTCGGCGCTGGCCGCCCGGCTGATCGAGGCTCGGCGACGGGGAGCGGCCGACGGGCAGCATCCTGGGGTTCATCGCGGCCGAGCAGTCGATCGTCAAGCCGGGTCGTGA
- a CDS encoding ABC transporter ATP-binding protein yields the protein MILAEQVTKRHGTLLAVDDVSLALRAGVTAIIGPNGAGKSTLLAAIGRLVGTNAGRITVDGMDVATTRSRDLARRLAILRQDNQLAIRLSVDDLVAYGRFPHGGSGRSVEDRAHVDRAIDDLDLDAVRGRFLDELSGGQRQRAFVAMALAQDTDHLLLDEPLNNLDPRHGVTLMRLVRRLAEERRMTVVVVLHDINVAARYADDIVAMRDGRVVHHGTVADVLTADNLTDLYDTPARVADIDGRPVVLWD from the coding sequence ATGATCCTCGCCGAGCAGGTCACGAAACGCCACGGCACCCTCCTCGCCGTCGACGACGTCAGCCTGGCGCTCCGCGCCGGCGTCACCGCCATCATCGGACCCAACGGGGCGGGCAAGTCGACGCTCCTCGCGGCGATCGGCCGCCTCGTGGGCACGAACGCGGGGCGCATCACGGTGGACGGGATGGATGTCGCCACCACCCGCTCTCGCGATCTCGCCCGGCGCCTGGCGATCCTCCGGCAGGACAACCAGCTGGCCATCCGCCTGAGTGTCGACGACCTCGTCGCCTATGGGCGGTTTCCCCACGGCGGTTCGGGGCGCTCGGTCGAGGACCGTGCCCATGTCGATCGAGCCATCGACGATCTCGACCTCGATGCTGTGCGCGGCCGCTTCCTCGACGAGCTGTCGGGAGGTCAGCGGCAGCGGGCGTTCGTGGCCATGGCGCTCGCGCAGGACACCGATCACCTGCTGTTGGACGAACCTCTGAACAACCTCGATCCCCGTCACGGCGTGACCCTGATGCGGCTGGTCCGCCGCCTGGCGGAGGAGCGAAGGATGACGGTGGTCGTCGTCTTGCACGACATCAACGTCGCCGCGCGCTACGCCGACGACATCGTGGCGATGCGCGACGGTCGCGTGGTCCACCATGGAACAGTCGCCGACGTCCTCACCGCCGACAACCTCACCGACCTCTACGACACCCCTGCGCGCGTCGCCGACATCGACGGACGCCCCGTGGTGTTGTGGGACTGA
- a CDS encoding iron chelate uptake ABC transporter family permease subunit → MTLTRPRTTGPRHPILRHAILRHPTTVTLLLTGVAVALVALFLFTDLPGAWQYALGLRWRTVAGMLIAAAAIGAATVLFQTITANRILTPGILGFDAVFLTVQTVVAFVFGPLILVAAPPAVSWSVELVLMAGSVLLLYWWLFQRRRLDLHVTVLAGLVLGVMFRSVTAFLQRLLDPDTFAILQNVTFASFTSVDRELLLPTGVLVVLAVASLWPIRRQLDVLSLGETTAISLGVAHRRTVFHVVVVVAVLVSASTALVGPVTFFGLITANLAYGAVGHRHLRSIPTAITLGVIALIGGQLILDRLLGFGTELPIVIEFVGGIFFIVLVLTGRAR, encoded by the coding sequence ATGACCCTGACCCGCCCTCGCACGACCGGTCCGCGGCATCCGATCCTGCGTCACGCGATCCTGCGGCACCCGACCACCGTCACCCTCCTTCTCACCGGCGTCGCGGTCGCACTCGTCGCACTCTTCCTCTTCACCGACCTTCCCGGCGCCTGGCAGTACGCCCTCGGCCTTCGGTGGCGGACCGTCGCGGGCATGCTGATCGCGGCAGCGGCGATCGGCGCAGCCACCGTGCTCTTCCAGACGATCACCGCGAACCGCATCCTCACCCCCGGCATCCTCGGATTCGATGCCGTCTTCCTCACCGTGCAGACGGTCGTGGCGTTCGTGTTCGGCCCGCTCATCCTCGTCGCGGCACCACCCGCGGTTTCGTGGTCGGTCGAGCTCGTGCTGATGGCGGGGTCGGTGCTGCTGCTGTACTGGTGGCTCTTCCAACGCCGACGCCTCGATCTGCACGTCACCGTGCTGGCAGGCCTCGTGCTCGGTGTGATGTTCCGCTCGGTGACCGCCTTCCTCCAGCGCCTGCTCGACCCAGACACCTTCGCCATCCTGCAGAACGTCACCTTCGCCAGCTTCACCTCGGTCGACCGGGAACTGCTCCTGCCGACGGGTGTGCTCGTGGTGCTCGCGGTGGCGTCGCTGTGGCCGATCCGGCGGCAGCTCGACGTGCTGTCGCTCGGCGAGACCACGGCGATCTCGCTCGGTGTCGCCCACCGGCGGACCGTGTTCCACGTCGTCGTCGTCGTGGCGGTCCTGGTGTCGGCCTCGACGGCGCTCGTGGGCCCCGTGACATTCTTCGGGCTCATCACCGCCAACCTCGCCTACGGTGCCGTCGGGCACCGACACCTCCGCAGCATCCCGACTGCCATCACCCTCGGCGTCATCGCGCTCATCGGCGGGCAGCTGATCCTCGACCGTCTCCTCGGGTTCGGCACCGAACTGCCGATCGTGATCGAGTTCGTCGGGGGCATCTTCTTCATCGTCCTCGTTCTCACCGGAAGGGCCCGCTGA
- a CDS encoding iron chelate uptake ABC transporter family permease subunit, producing the protein MTRWIIAGAAAVAALATISLFIGVAELDGFILFASRVPRTVSLILAGAAFAIIGLIMQLLVRNRFVEPGTTGATDAASLALLLILLTVPGLALWAKAALAAVGAVIGVGGFLLLARRIPSRSSVLVPVVGILYAGVIGAATTFIAYRTELLQELLSWGIGDFSAILRGRYEILFFAAAAAAVAWIAADRFTVAGLGDDTARGLGLDTRLVMVLGVGIIAVVTGILMVTTGALPFLGLIVPNIVSRLVGDNMRRAVPLVALLGAAIVLLCDIIGRVVRYPYELPISIVMGIIGGIVFLWMLVGRARPVDRVATS; encoded by the coding sequence GTGACCCGGTGGATCATCGCGGGGGCGGCGGCCGTCGCCGCCCTCGCGACGATCTCGCTGTTCATCGGTGTCGCCGAGCTCGACGGGTTCATCCTCTTCGCCAGCCGCGTGCCTCGCACCGTCTCTCTGATCCTCGCCGGAGCGGCATTCGCGATCATCGGCCTCATCATGCAGCTGCTGGTGCGCAATCGGTTCGTCGAGCCCGGAACGACCGGGGCCACGGATGCCGCGAGCCTGGCCCTGCTGCTCATCCTTCTCACGGTCCCGGGCCTCGCGCTCTGGGCGAAGGCCGCTCTGGCCGCCGTCGGCGCTGTCATCGGCGTCGGCGGCTTCCTCCTGCTGGCGCGTCGCATCCCCTCCCGCTCCAGCGTGCTGGTGCCCGTCGTCGGCATCCTCTACGCCGGCGTCATCGGCGCGGCGACCACCTTCATCGCCTACCGCACCGAGCTGCTGCAGGAGCTGCTCAGCTGGGGCATCGGCGACTTCTCGGCGATCCTCCGCGGCCGCTACGAGATCCTCTTCTTCGCGGCGGCGGCTGCGGCCGTCGCCTGGATCGCCGCCGACCGGTTCACCGTCGCCGGCCTCGGAGACGACACCGCCCGCGGGCTCGGACTCGACACCCGCCTGGTGATGGTTCTGGGAGTGGGGATCATCGCCGTGGTCACCGGCATCCTCATGGTCACCACCGGAGCCCTTCCCTTCCTGGGGCTCATCGTGCCGAACATCGTCAGCCGCTTGGTCGGCGACAACATGCGTCGCGCCGTGCCGCTCGTCGCGCTCCTGGGAGCGGCGATCGTGCTGCTGTGCGACATCATCGGTCGGGTCGTGCGCTACCCGTACGAACTGCCGATCTCGATCGTGATGGGGATCATCGGGGGGATCGTGTTCCTCTGGATGCTGGTGGGCCGCGCCCGACCAGTGGATCGGGTGGCCACATCATGA
- a CDS encoding siderophore ABC transporter substrate-binding protein: MHPSPRLLTVLAALGGTALVLSGCATPAAEGDSAPAAETRETVVVENAKPTLALVEEGGESSYQEDLEVPRDAVEVPASPASVVTFDIATLDTLDAIGAGDAVVGIPDIPLPDYLSAYADLPKVGSLFEPDFEAVAELDPELIVTAARSTGQYDELSEISTTIDLTGAYAGTFDPSAGLERAAQLGEIFGREDEVEALTAEIEALEDTLRDEADGTALVLSVSGGEYGAFGEGSRFGYFYDELGWTPAVTAAELPGAEGSPHGDTVTNEFLLTADPDWIFAFDRGAATGEGSTAEETLDNELVAETSAAQNGHIVYLPASELYIVINGLTAIQNVLTSVHEAAGA, encoded by the coding sequence ATGCATCCATCGCCTCGTCTGCTCACCGTCCTCGCCGCCCTCGGCGGCACCGCCCTCGTCCTCTCCGGCTGCGCGACGCCGGCTGCGGAGGGCGACAGCGCCCCCGCGGCTGAGACCCGCGAAACCGTGGTCGTCGAGAACGCCAAGCCCACCCTCGCGCTCGTGGAGGAGGGCGGCGAGTCGTCGTACCAGGAGGACCTGGAGGTCCCGCGCGACGCCGTCGAGGTGCCCGCGAGCCCGGCCTCGGTCGTGACCTTCGACATCGCCACCCTCGACACGCTGGATGCGATCGGAGCCGGGGATGCCGTGGTCGGCATCCCTGACATCCCGCTCCCCGACTATCTGTCGGCCTACGCCGACCTGCCGAAGGTCGGGAGTCTGTTCGAGCCCGACTTCGAAGCCGTCGCCGAGCTCGATCCCGAGCTGATCGTCACCGCCGCGCGCAGTACAGGCCAGTACGACGAGCTGTCGGAGATCAGCACCACGATCGACCTGACCGGGGCGTACGCCGGGACCTTCGACCCGAGCGCGGGCCTCGAGCGCGCAGCGCAGCTGGGCGAGATCTTCGGTCGAGAGGACGAGGTCGAAGCCCTCACCGCCGAGATCGAGGCGCTCGAAGACACCCTGCGCGACGAAGCTGACGGCACGGCGCTCGTGCTGTCGGTGTCGGGCGGCGAATACGGCGCCTTCGGCGAGGGCTCGCGCTTCGGCTACTTCTACGACGAGCTGGGGTGGACGCCCGCCGTGACCGCCGCCGAGCTCCCCGGAGCTGAGGGATCGCCGCACGGCGACACCGTCACCAACGAGTTCCTGCTGACCGCCGACCCCGACTGGATCTTCGCATTCGACCGCGGCGCCGCCACCGGCGAAGGGTCCACCGCCGAGGAGACGCTCGACAACGAACTGGTGGCCGAGACCTCCGCAGCACAGAACGGCCACATCGTCTACCTCCCCGCCAGCGAGCTGTACATCGTCATCAACGGGCTGACCGCGATCCAGAACGTGCTCACCTCGGTGCACGAGGCCGCGGGCGCGTGA
- a CDS encoding helix-turn-helix domain-containing protein: MPIIVDIDVMLARRKMAVGTLADLIGITPANLAVLKNGRAKAVRFSTLDALCQALECQPGDILRFEPAGTDGDRRPAG, encoded by the coding sequence ATGCCGATCATCGTCGACATCGACGTGATGCTCGCCCGGCGCAAGATGGCCGTCGGCACTCTCGCCGACCTCATCGGCATCACCCCGGCGAACCTCGCCGTGCTGAAGAACGGCAGGGCCAAGGCCGTGCGCTTCTCGACGCTCGACGCACTGTGCCAGGCGCTGGAGTGCCAGCCCGGCGACATCCTGCGGTTCGAGCCCGCCGGCACGGACGGCGACCGGCGCCCGGCGGGGTGA
- a CDS encoding DUF2975 domain-containing protein: MGKKTILALRMIIALSLVGSLIVQTVIVPLLWIDLDGAPSWARVSIAALVVVGVLTLQVFAVCVWRLLTMVRRGAVFTPAAFRYVDAIIGAVIAASVVTFAFAVVLRFGEAAPGIIGLISGFALVLAGMALLVVVMRMLLTQAIAREAEAGRLRAELDEVI; this comes from the coding sequence ATGGGCAAGAAGACGATTCTGGCGTTGCGGATGATCATCGCGCTGTCGCTGGTCGGATCGCTGATCGTGCAGACGGTCATCGTGCCGCTGCTGTGGATCGACCTCGACGGCGCGCCGTCGTGGGCGCGCGTGAGCATCGCCGCCCTCGTCGTCGTCGGGGTCCTGACCCTGCAGGTCTTCGCCGTCTGCGTCTGGAGGCTGCTGACGATGGTGCGCCGCGGCGCGGTGTTCACCCCCGCTGCGTTCCGCTACGTCGACGCGATCATCGGCGCGGTGATCGCGGCATCCGTCGTCACCTTCGCCTTCGCCGTGGTGCTCCGCTTCGGCGAAGCGGCCCCTGGAATCATCGGCCTCATCTCGGGCTTCGCGCTCGTCCTGGCCGGCATGGCTCTGCTGGTGGTCGTGATGAGGATGCTGCTGACGCAGGCCATCGCGCGCGAAGCCGAGGCGGGGCGCCTGCGCGCCGAGCTCGACGAGGTGATCTGA
- a CDS encoding FAD-dependent oxidoreductase: MPQSLSPHRIVIVGGVAGGMSCAARARRLDESAEIIVLERGPHVSFANCGLPYYVGGEIVEADKLLVQTPASLRAALNLDVRTGHDVTAVDTAAQTVTVMTADGVEEIRYDALVLSPGGQAVRPPLPGLDSPRVRTLRTVDDALALRDRVDSGARRAVVLGAGFIGLEAAEALAARGLAVSLVELADHVLPPLERELATLVADELAALGVDLHIGVGASAVEQGAEHDAVVLADGARIDADLIVLSVGVRPDTGPFEAAGIVCDRGAIVVDEHGRTSAPRVWAVGDATATLDAVTGVRRPIALAGPANRAGRLIADDILRPGSARAVPSSVGTAIVRVGGLTAALTGANRAALDAEGTRYRTLHLHPNQHAGYFPGAVQLHLIVHFRENDGRLLGAQAVGEDGVDKRIDVLATAIRSSLTVDDLMDLDLAYSPPYGAAKDPVNLAGMLGENVRTGQLRLWYADDLDEVLASALVLDVRSADEVATGHLPGALHIPHTELRARLAEVTDAADGRPVRVMCASGVRSAIAYRVLVQVGFDAASLSGGILTLRAALGPRAADLLRVGSEPVAREEGVR, translated from the coding sequence ATGCCCCAGAGCCTCTCACCCCACAGGATCGTCATCGTCGGAGGCGTCGCCGGCGGAATGAGCTGCGCCGCCCGCGCCCGCCGACTGGATGAGTCCGCGGAGATCATCGTCCTCGAGCGCGGCCCGCACGTCTCCTTCGCGAACTGCGGTCTGCCCTACTACGTCGGAGGGGAGATCGTCGAGGCCGACAAGCTCCTCGTCCAGACTCCGGCCTCGCTGCGCGCCGCGCTGAACCTCGATGTACGCACCGGTCACGACGTCACAGCGGTCGACACCGCGGCGCAGACCGTCACCGTGATGACCGCCGACGGGGTGGAGGAGATCCGCTACGACGCCCTCGTCCTCTCTCCGGGCGGGCAGGCGGTGCGTCCCCCGCTGCCGGGTCTCGACTCCCCTCGGGTGCGGACCCTCCGCACGGTCGACGACGCCCTGGCGCTCCGCGACCGCGTCGACTCCGGCGCGCGCCGGGCCGTGGTGCTCGGCGCCGGCTTCATCGGCCTCGAAGCCGCCGAAGCCCTCGCCGCCCGGGGGCTCGCCGTGTCGCTCGTCGAGCTGGCCGACCACGTGCTGCCCCCGCTCGAGCGCGAGCTCGCCACGCTCGTCGCCGACGAGCTCGCCGCCCTCGGCGTGGATCTGCACATCGGGGTCGGCGCGAGCGCGGTCGAGCAGGGTGCTGAGCACGATGCGGTCGTCCTCGCCGACGGCGCCCGCATCGACGCCGACCTCATCGTCCTGTCGGTGGGCGTCCGACCCGACACCGGCCCCTTCGAGGCCGCGGGCATCGTGTGCGATCGAGGTGCCATCGTCGTCGATGAGCACGGACGCACCTCCGCTCCGCGGGTCTGGGCGGTCGGCGACGCCACCGCGACCCTCGACGCGGTGACCGGCGTCCGGCGCCCCATCGCCCTCGCGGGCCCGGCCAATCGCGCCGGGCGGCTCATCGCCGACGACATCCTCCGCCCCGGTTCCGCACGGGCGGTGCCCTCGTCGGTGGGCACCGCGATCGTGCGCGTCGGCGGTCTCACCGCGGCCCTCACCGGCGCGAACCGCGCGGCCCTCGACGCCGAGGGCACGCGCTACCGCACCCTCCACCTGCATCCGAATCAGCACGCAGGGTACTTCCCGGGCGCCGTGCAGCTGCACCTCATCGTGCACTTCCGCGAGAACGACGGCCGCCTCCTCGGCGCACAGGCGGTCGGGGAGGACGGCGTCGACAAGCGCATAGACGTCCTGGCCACCGCCATCCGCTCCTCCCTCACCGTCGATGACCTCATGGATCTCGACCTGGCCTACTCGCCGCCCTACGGCGCCGCGAAAGACCCGGTGAACCTGGCCGGCATGCTCGGTGAGAACGTCCGCACCGGTCAGCTGCGCCTCTGGTACGCCGACGACCTCGACGAGGTGCTCGCCTCGGCGCTCGTGCTCGACGTGCGCTCGGCCGACGAGGTCGCCACCGGTCACCTGCCCGGTGCCCTGCACATTCCGCACACCGAGCTGCGTGCCCGGCTGGCCGAGGTGACGGATGCCGCCGACGGCCGCCCGGTTCGCGTCATGTGCGCGTCGGGGGTGCGGTCGGCGATCGCCTACCGGGTGCTCGTGCAGGTGGGCTTCGATGCCGCGTCGCTGTCGGGCGGCATCCTCACCCTCCGCGCGGCGCTCGGACCGCGCGCCGCCGATCTGCTGCGCGTCGGGTCCGAACCCGTCGCCCGTGAAGAAGGAGTCCGCTGA
- a CDS encoding metal-sensitive transcriptional regulator gives MRTADPEVQRRIVNRLRRARGQLDAVIAAVEQDKPCRDVITQLAAAGSAIDRAGFAIVSTAMKECLADPDAAFEDDGTTPEELEKLFMMLA, from the coding sequence ATGCGCACCGCCGATCCCGAGGTCCAGCGCCGGATCGTCAACCGGCTTCGTCGCGCCCGCGGCCAGCTCGATGCGGTCATCGCCGCCGTCGAGCAGGACAAGCCCTGTCGTGACGTGATCACCCAGCTCGCCGCCGCTGGCAGCGCCATCGACCGTGCAGGATTCGCCATCGTCTCCACGGCGATGAAGGAGTGCCTGGCCGACCCCGATGCCGCGTTCGAAGACGACGGCACCACCCCCGAGGAGCTCGAGAAGCTCTTCATGATGCTCGCCTGA
- a CDS encoding agmatine deiminase family protein: MKGSAPSTPAWRMPAETARHERTWMAFPREGFTLGDSAEEREEGYATWTAVAHAIAAFEPVTMVVDPTEMTRARRMLSAAVEIVEAPIDEFWMRDVGPTFVVDDDRPGRLAAVDWVFNGWGAPDWAEWQKSALIGRFVGDLLGVEVISSLLVNEGGGLHVDGAGTVLLTETVQLDPRRNPFANKARVEAEMARTIGATDAIWLSRGLTRDYDDLGTNGHVDIVATFAAPDRVLLHEQQNPDHPDFAVSRQLRRELEEAFAARGRDVTISGLPAPATLRDDAGVVDWSYVNHLVVNDGVIACGFGEDLADTRAREILADAYPGHRVVTVEARPLFDRGGGIHCITQQQPAV; this comes from the coding sequence ATGAAAGGCAGCGCCCCTTCGACCCCGGCGTGGCGGATGCCCGCCGAGACCGCGCGGCACGAGCGGACGTGGATGGCGTTCCCCCGCGAGGGCTTCACCCTCGGCGACAGCGCCGAGGAGCGCGAGGAGGGCTACGCCACGTGGACGGCGGTGGCGCACGCGATCGCTGCTTTCGAGCCCGTGACGATGGTGGTCGACCCCACCGAGATGACGCGCGCCCGGCGGATGCTCAGCGCCGCCGTCGAGATCGTCGAGGCGCCCATCGACGAGTTCTGGATGCGCGATGTGGGCCCGACGTTCGTCGTCGACGACGACCGGCCCGGGCGGCTCGCGGCCGTCGACTGGGTGTTCAACGGCTGGGGCGCACCCGACTGGGCGGAGTGGCAGAAGTCCGCCCTCATCGGGCGCTTCGTCGGCGACCTCCTCGGTGTCGAGGTGATCAGCTCGCTGCTGGTCAACGAGGGCGGCGGCCTGCACGTCGACGGGGCGGGCACCGTGCTGCTGACCGAGACGGTGCAGCTCGACCCCCGCCGGAACCCCTTCGCCAACAAGGCGCGGGTGGAGGCCGAGATGGCCCGCACGATCGGCGCGACCGATGCGATCTGGCTCTCGCGCGGACTCACCCGCGACTACGACGACCTCGGCACCAACGGCCACGTCGACATCGTCGCGACCTTCGCCGCGCCAGACCGGGTGCTGCTCCACGAGCAGCAGAACCCCGACCACCCTGACTTCGCCGTGTCGCGACAGCTGCGCCGTGAGCTCGAGGAGGCCTTCGCCGCCCGGGGACGGGATGTGACGATCTCGGGGCTCCCGGCACCCGCGACCCTCCGCGACGACGCGGGGGTCGTCGACTGGAGCTACGTCAACCACCTCGTCGTCAACGACGGCGTGATCGCCTGCGGCTTCGGCGAGGACCTCGCCGACACCCGGGCGCGCGAGATCCTGGCCGATGCCTACCCCGGTCACCGCGTGGTGACCGTCGAGGCCCGCCCCCTGTTCGACCGCGGCGGCGGCATCCACTGCATCACCCAGCAGCAGCCCGCGGTCTGA